The following proteins come from a genomic window of Leptospira bandrabouensis:
- a CDS encoding SufE family protein yields MSKSIEEIQKEIIAEFSDLTDWEEKFQYLIELGEELPPYPDEKRTEEYIVPGCQSRVWVAPKLEAGRLEFDADSDTALTKGLIAILIRVFSGQSPKDIADASLGFIEEVGLAKFLSISRRNGLFSMVQKLKGYAEKA; encoded by the coding sequence CGATTGAAGAAATTCAAAAAGAAATCATAGCGGAGTTTTCTGATCTAACCGACTGGGAAGAAAAATTCCAATACCTAATCGAGTTGGGTGAAGAACTTCCCCCCTATCCCGATGAAAAACGAACAGAAGAATATATAGTCCCTGGTTGCCAATCTCGAGTTTGGGTAGCACCAAAATTGGAAGCCGGAAGATTGGAGTTCGATGCGGATAGTGACACAGCTCTCACAAAAGGTCTAATCGCCATTTTAATACGCGTGTTTTCAGGACAATCTCCCAAAGATATAGCGGATGCCTCACTAGGTTTTATTGAAGAAGTAGGTCTTGCAAAGTTTCTTTCTATCTCACGAAGGAACGGACTTTTTTCTATGGTACAAAAACTAAAAGGATACGCAGAAAAAGCGTAA
- a CDS encoding serine hydrolase domain-containing protein, with product MKRSFIFLLLLTFVHCGKDLSPFGGEPEITTLKPRLKPEWPNPNWKVVSPESVGVSSSKLGLVEEYAFTRTGDETDRKGRRTDALVILRNGKLIYEKYARNFSEDKIHLTWSVSKSILQTMYGIAVKEGLVKLDDPGYYHYEPLSRDEAHKKITIRHLLNMSSGLAAEEGYESGPLKSSVIAMLYTRGRKDMGAFCAGLPLRAEPGTQVYYSSCDTNILSAILKKVYGAEEYDKLPFEKIFKPLGITNVTFERDGSGTYVGSSYLYMTAKDLAKIGYLYLNDGVWNGERLLPEGWVQFTRTPAPGYKTTPYSEDLDQDNYTAHWYANTGVPERGVHEPWPDAPKDTFAGLGHWGQMLYVIPSLDLIIVRFGDDREKAFIKNDFLKFVKESVIR from the coding sequence ATGAAACGAAGTTTTATCTTTTTACTGTTATTAACCTTTGTACATTGTGGCAAAGACCTCTCCCCTTTTGGCGGTGAACCAGAAATAACCACATTAAAACCCCGATTGAAACCAGAGTGGCCAAACCCCAACTGGAAAGTTGTCTCACCTGAATCCGTAGGAGTATCTTCCAGCAAACTTGGATTAGTGGAAGAATATGCTTTCACAAGAACCGGGGATGAAACCGATCGCAAAGGAAGGCGAACCGATGCATTGGTGATTTTAAGAAATGGAAAACTCATTTATGAAAAATATGCGAGAAACTTTTCCGAAGATAAAATTCATTTAACTTGGTCAGTTTCTAAAAGTATTTTACAAACCATGTATGGAATTGCTGTCAAAGAGGGTCTTGTTAAGTTAGACGATCCCGGTTATTACCATTACGAACCATTGAGTCGCGATGAAGCACATAAAAAAATTACGATTAGGCACCTACTCAATATGTCATCTGGTCTTGCTGCCGAAGAAGGATATGAAAGTGGCCCCTTAAAATCATCTGTGATCGCCATGTTGTATACTAGAGGCCGTAAAGACATGGGAGCCTTCTGTGCAGGCCTTCCTCTCCGTGCAGAACCAGGAACCCAAGTTTACTATTCCAGTTGTGATACCAATATCCTCTCTGCCATTCTCAAAAAAGTATATGGTGCCGAAGAATACGACAAACTTCCCTTTGAAAAAATATTCAAACCTCTTGGGATTACAAACGTAACTTTTGAACGAGATGGATCGGGAACTTATGTTGGTTCCTCTTATCTTTATATGACTGCCAAAGACTTAGCTAAAATTGGTTATTTATATTTAAACGATGGTGTTTGGAACGGCGAACGTTTGTTACCTGAAGGTTGGGTGCAGTTTACAAGAACTCCTGCCCCTGGATATAAAACCACACCATATTCCGAGGATTTAGACCAAGACAATTATACAGCCCACTGGTATGCCAATACAGGTGTCCCCGAAAGAGGAGTTCACGAACCTTGGCCCGATGCCCCAAAAGATACCTTTGCAGGCCTTGGACACTGGGGACAGATGTTGTATGTAATTCCAAGCCTTGATTTAATCATTGTTCGGTTTGGTGATGATCGCGAAAAAGCGTTTATCAAAAATGATTTTTTAAAATTTGTGAAAGAGTCGGTAATTCGGTAA